A single window of Pyxicephalus adspersus chromosome 10, UCB_Pads_2.0, whole genome shotgun sequence DNA harbors:
- the LOC140339146 gene encoding LOW QUALITY PROTEIN: uncharacterized protein (The sequence of the model RefSeq protein was modified relative to this genomic sequence to represent the inferred CDS: inserted 2 bases in 1 codon; added 121 bases not found in genome assembly): protein MDNKAKVKAEETPVRGGELSMKEVDIITTIKKEEYSLKISTAEDNLRRTLDGQHILSVHYKAGGLGSERSSQELLTQWARYGLYYTEMDPLGPADYFDTFQTFSQDNFGFHTENKSKDSPTPEDFSSDSVNDLLKTTFSESISPMDGYQREQLAHGPFSCPECGKLFQKKKKLYRHKLTHTNEKPYSCSECGKCFAQKRGLTLHLRLHVGNKRFHCTECGKGFSERQYLIAHQRHHTGERPFICPECGKSFIWKASLARHQRCHTGEKPYSCPECGKSFVSKSHLSLHEKSHTGEKPFSCPECGKSFVRNTQLISHQRSHTGEKPYSCSECGKSFVNKSYLCVHQRTHTGEKPYSCPECGKTFSLKSQLVVHQRSHTGEKPYSCPECGKCFARKTDFVIHQRSHTGEKPYSCPECGKCFAQKGDLVKHQRSHTGEKPFPCSECGKSYVEKHQLVIHQRSHTGEKPFLCSECGKSFVSKSQLISHQRTHTGEKPYSCPVCRKCFSLKSTLFVHQISHTGKKYSCLECGKMYAHKSNLTMHQKSHTAEKLYACPECGKSFVNKSHLITHQRTHLGEKPFSCSECGKCFKQNHQLIIHQRYHTGEKPYSCPECRKCFARKPDLVMHQRFHTGEKLFSCPECGKSYVRKDEFVIHQRSHTGEKPFPCPECGKCFTQKKNLVVHQKSHTGEKPFLCSECRKSFVHKSQLISHQRTHTGEKPYCCPECGKCFSEKYSLSVHQICHGGEKYSCLECGKSYTRKSSLIMHQKSHTGEKPYSCSECGKSFVNKSQLVLHQRTHTGEKPFSCPECGKSFLRKFRLVVHQRFHSTGKPFSCSECGKCFTEKHHLITHQRYHTGEKPYSCLECGKCFTQKADLVLHQKYHTGEKPFSCPECGKSYVQKKELVIHQRTHTGEKPYLCPECGKCFARKPDLVLHQRTHTGEKPFPCPECGKSYVRKKELVIHLRSHTGEKPFPCPECGKSFTQNHLLIRHQRSHTGEKPYSCPECGKCFAQKGDLGIHQRSHTGXKPFLCPECGKCNT from the exons CAGCTGAGGACAATCTCCGGAGAACCTTGGATGGACAGCATATATTATCTGTACACTATAAGGCAGGGGGTCTTGGATCAGAGCGATCTTCTCAAGAACTGCTTACCCAGTGGGCACGTTACGGACTTTACTACACAGAGATGGATCCTCTCGGTCCTGCAGATTATTTTGATACATTTCAAACTTTTTCCCAAGATAATTTTGGATTTCACACTGAAAATAAATCCAAAGATTCACCCACTCCTGAGGACTTTTCTTCTGACTCTGTTAATGATTTGCTTAAAACGACATTTTCAGAATCAATATCTCCCATGGATGGATATCAGAGAGAACAACTAGCTCATGGTCCCTTTTCCTGCCCAGAGTGTGGGAAattattccaaaaaaagaaaaagctatatAGACATAAACTCACTCACACCAATGAAAAGCCATATTCATGCTCTGAGTGTGGCAAATGCTTTGCTCAAAAACGAGGTCTTACGTTACATTTAAGGCTTCATGTCGGTAACAAGCGCTTCCACTGCACAGAGTGCGGGAAAGGTTTCAGTGAGAGACAATATCTGATAGCACATCAGAGACATCATACAGGGGAGCGTCCTTTTATATGCCCTGAGTGCGGAAAGAGCTTCATATGGAAGGCCAGTCTTGCCAGGCACCAG AGAtgtcacacaggagagaagccgTATTCCTGTCCcgaatgtgggaaaagtttcgTCAGTAAATCACATCTCAGTTTACATGAGAAGAGTCACACGGGGGAAAAACCATTTTCCTGCCCTGAATGTGGTAAAAGTTTTGTCCGTAATACACAACTCATTTCTCATCAGAGATCTCATACAGGGGAAAAGCCGTATTCCTGTTCCGAGTGTGGGAAGAGTTTTGTCAATAAATCATATCTCTGTGtacatcagaggactcacacaggTGAGAAACCATATTCTTGTCCTGAATGTGGtaaaactttttcattaaaatccCAACTAGTagtacatcagagatctcacacaggggagaaaccatattcctgtcctgagtgtggaaaatgttttgcacgaaaaacagattttgttatacaccagagatctcacacaggggagaaaccatattcctgtcctgagtgtggaaaatgttttgcacaaaaaGGAGATCTTGTAaaacatcagagatctcacacaggggagaaaccatttccatgttctgagtgcgggaaaagttaCGTAGAAAAACATCAACTTGttatacatcagagatctcacacaggggagaagccatttttgtgttctgagtgcgggaaaagttttgtCAGTAAATCACAACTCATTTCTCATCAGAGGACTCACACTGGTGAGAAGCCGTATTCCTGCCCTGTGTGTaggaaatgtttttcattaaagtCTACTCTTTTTGTACATCAAATCTCTCATACTGGTAAGAAATACTCGTGTCTTGAGTGTGGGAAAATGTATGCACACAAATCAAATCTTACCATGCATCAAAAATCCCACACGGCAGAGAAGCTGTATGCCTGTCccgagtgtgggaaaagttttgtcaATAAATCACATCTCATTACACATCAGAGGACTCACTTaggggagaagccattttcttgctctgagtgtggaaaatgttttaaacaaaatcatcAGCTTATCATACATCAGAGAtatcacacaggggagaaaccatattcctgtcctgagtgcagaaaatgttttgcacGGAAACCAGATCTTGTTATGCATCAGAGatttcacacaggggagaaactaTTTTCATGTcctgagtgcgggaaaagttatGTACGAAAAGATGAATTTGTTATACATCAGAGATcccacacaggggagaaaccatttccatgtcctgagtgtggaaaatgttttacacaaaaaaaaaatcttgttgtaCATCAGAAGTCTCACACAGGCGAGAAGCCATTTTTGTGTTCTGAGTGCAGGAAAAGTTTTGTCCACAAATCACAACTCATTTCTCATCAGAGGACTCACACTGGTGAGAAGCCATATTGCTGCCccgagtgtgggaaatgtttttcagaaaagtATAGTCTTTCTGTACATCAAATCTGTCATGGTGGGGAGAAATACTCATGTcttgagtgtgggaaaagttataCACGCAAATCAAGTCTTATCATGCATCAAAaatctcacacaggggagaagccgtactcctgttctgagtgtgggaaaagttttgtcaATAAATCACAACTCGTTTtacatcagaggactcacacaggggagaaaccattttccTGCCCTGAATGTGGTAAAAGTTTTTTAAGAAAATTCCGACTAGTTGTACATCAGAGATTTCACAGCACTGGGAAGCCATTTTCTTGctctgagtgtggaaaatgttttacagaaaaacatcacCTTATCACACATCAGAGATaccacacaggggagaaaccatattcctgtcttgagtgtggaaaatgttttacacaaaaagCAGATCTTGTTTTACATCAGAAAtatcacacaggggagaaaccattttcatgtcctgagtgcgggaaaagttatgtacaaaaaaaagaacttgttatacatcagagaactcacacaggagagaaaccatatctatgtcctgagtgtgggaaatgttttgcacGAAAACCAGATCTTGTTCTACATCAGagaactcacacaggggagaaaccatttccatgtcctgagtgtgggaaaagttatgTTCGAAAAAAAGAACTTGTTATACATCTgagatctcacacaggggagaaaccatttccatGTCCGGAGTGTGGAAAATCTTTTACACAAAATCATCTCCTTATCagacatcagagatctcacacaggagagaaaccatattcctgtcctgagtgtggaaaatgttttgcacaaaaaGGAGATCTTGGTAttcatcagagatctcacacagg AAAACCATTTCTatgtcctgagtgtgggaaatgtaatacatga
- the LOC140338975 gene encoding uncharacterized protein isoform X3 produces the protein MMEAHQTLTLPDGSSNGNPPVRCPRPLYSRDSTQEGQEIPHHHQNGCLDSFNIVVKQEIKEECEEVGVMEKLSEGQEDAMMESSSSRSSSNLQHGSQEDQDSNPVDLKVEIKEEEEEETYVIGDQQFTEKDGIMVTIKEEEPFLNISSDGRYIQNTSANLDVEDGDISSRLNLSTQSTHRRLYRMDRSSNASHPEESSDQSKTNNPNSHKRYHTDNRSVDLSNSENYSDKGSTSLKHGCSECDKCFRNKSDLIVHQRMHTGERPFLCTECGKCFTSKSHLARHQRYHTGQRPYSCPECDKSFKEKSDLVQHLRSHTGEKPYLCTECGQCFTRKTYLMTHLRGHTGETPFSCQDCGKGFTAKSTLNMHRRTHTGEMPYTCIECGRSFKQKGNLIHHRLIHTGERPFSCPQCGKDFRLKSALALHRKVHAAEEIFSCTDCELSFPTRSQFDIHLRSHTGEKTFPCLECGKLFITRKKLQRHQKAHTGEKPFPCFECEKSFTTKTHLLRHLRVHTGEKPFSCPGCGRFFTQKESLNKHLKRRACGKHISASTGGNLSHGVDMD, from the exons ATGATGGAGgcccaccagaccctcacattaccgg atggatccagtaacgggaacccaccagtgagatgtccccgtcctctgtattcccgggattccacacaggaaggtcaggagatccctcaccatcatcag AATGGATGTTTGGACTCGTTCAATATTGTGGTCAAACAAGAGATAAAAGAGGAGTGTGAGGAGGTCGGTGTGATGGAGAAACTTTCAGAAGGACAAGAAGATGCCATGATGGAGTCATCTAGTAGCAGAAGTTCTTCTAATCTCCAGCATGGTTCACAGGAAGATCAG GATAGTAACCCGGTGGATTTGAAAGTTGAGattaaagaggaagaagaagaagagacatATGTGATTGGTGACCAGCAATTTACAGAGAAAGATGGAATAATGGTGACAATCAAAGAGGAAGAACCTTTTCTCAATATCAGCTCAG ATGGACGGTATATTCAGAACACCTCTGCTAATCTTGATGTAGAAGATGGTGACATTTCTTCCAGACTGAACCTGTCTACCCAGTCCACTCATAGACGACTGTACCGTATGGATAGATCCAGCAATGCTTCTCACCCAGAAGAATCATCTGATCAATCCAAAACTAATAACCCTAATTCACATAAAAGATATCACACTGATAACAGATCAGTAGATCTTTCTAATTCTGAAAACTATTCTGATAAGGGATCTACGTCCCTCAAGCATGGATGTTCCGAATGTgacaaatgttttagaaataaatcTGATCTTATTGTTCATCAGAGGATGCACACAGGAGAGCGTCCATTTCTATGTacagagtgtggaaaatgttttacatcaAAGTCACACCTGGCAAGGCATCAACGTTATCACACTGGGCAGCGCCCCTATTCATGTCCGGAATGCGACAAATCGTTCAAAGAGAAGTCAGACCTGGTCCAGCATTTGAGAAGTCACACAGGTGAGAAGCCTTACTTATGCACAGAATGTGGCCAGTGTTTCACACGGAAAACGTATTTGATGACACATCTAAGAGGACATACCGGAGAGACTCCTTTTTCATGTCAGGATTGTGGGAAAGGCTTCACAGCCAAAAGTACCCTCAACATGCATCGGAGAACGCACACAGGTGAAATGCCGTACACGTGCATAGAGTGTGGGAGAAGCTTTAAACAAAAAGGTAACCTCATCCATCATCGCCTGATCCATACAGGCGAGCGTCCATTCTCTTGTCCACAATGTGGAAAAGACTTTCGTTTGAAGTCCGCCCTTGCTCTTCATCGCAAAGTTCATGCTGCAGAGGAGATCTTTTCATGCACAGACTGCGAGTTATCTTTCCCAACCAGGTCTCAGTTTGATATCCACTTGAGGAGCCACACCGGTGAGAAGACTTTCCCGTGTTTAGAGTGCGGCAAACTGTTCATAACGAGGAAGAAGCTCCAGAGGCACCAGAAAGCTCATACTGGAGAAAAACCATTTCCATGCTTCGAATGTGAAAAATCATTTACAACAAAAACACATCTGCTGAGACACCTGAGAGTTCACACGGGTGAAAAGCCCTTCTCTTGCCCAGGCTGTGGCAGATTTTTTACCCAAAAAGAAAGTcttaacaaacatttaaaacgCCGTGCCTGTGGGAAGCATATTTCTGCTTCGACTGGAGGAAACCTTTCACATGGAGTAGACATGGACTAA